A genomic region of Sphingobium sp. HWE2-09 contains the following coding sequences:
- a CDS encoding glycosyltransferase family 2 protein, whose amino-acid sequence MTVAPSCVAVAIFAHQEERRIGACLASLPLDRADTNFHVLVNGTTDATVARAREAAGGRANVIVHDIAAGGKSRTWNHMVHDLLTGSEEAVIFMDGDAQIVAGSIDALVADLAAHPHANAASGMPMNGRMAAFYRGTLHSEGGLFGDLYALSGRFLSDIRAHGLRLPDDLIGDDGLVAAWAHNSLQKDIAWDLARVVPCDKAGFLCEQVSLARPQTWHMHYKRLINYSVRFYQNRIVSDIMTREGPVGLPARLATLYPQWLPRFRPRPGPTGWFDRKALKRMRAGS is encoded by the coding sequence ATGACGGTCGCTCCCTCTTGCGTCGCTGTCGCCATCTTCGCCCATCAGGAAGAGCGCCGGATCGGCGCCTGCCTGGCGTCGCTGCCGCTCGACCGGGCGGACACGAATTTCCATGTGCTGGTGAACGGCACGACCGACGCCACGGTCGCGCGAGCGCGGGAGGCCGCGGGCGGCAGGGCCAATGTGATCGTCCACGACATCGCGGCGGGCGGCAAGTCGCGGACCTGGAACCATATGGTCCATGACTTGCTGACCGGATCGGAAGAGGCCGTCATCTTCATGGATGGCGATGCGCAGATCGTCGCCGGGTCGATCGATGCGCTGGTCGCCGATCTGGCCGCCCATCCCCACGCCAACGCCGCGTCGGGCATGCCGATGAACGGTCGGATGGCCGCCTTCTATCGCGGCACGCTGCATAGCGAAGGTGGGTTGTTCGGCGATCTTTATGCGTTGTCGGGCCGCTTCCTGTCGGACATCCGGGCGCATGGCCTGCGCCTGCCCGACGACCTGATCGGTGACGATGGACTTGTCGCGGCCTGGGCGCATAACAGCCTGCAAAAGGATATCGCCTGGGATCTGGCGCGCGTGGTGCCGTGCGACAAGGCCGGATTCCTGTGCGAACAGGTCAGCCTGGCCCGACCCCAGACCTGGCACATGCATTATAAGCGGCTGATCAACTATTCGGTGCGTTTCTACCAGAACCGGATCGTGTCGGACATCATGACGCGTGAGGGGCCGGTCGGCCTCCCCGCACGCCTTGCCACGCTCTATCCGCAATGGCTGCCGCGCTTCCGCCCGCGCCCCGGCCCCACGGGCTGGTTCGACCGCAAGGCGCTTAAGCGAATGCGTGCCGGCTCTTAA